In the genome of Microcoleus vaginatus PCC 9802, the window CATCATTCAGCTCGAAAAGAAAGCTCAGGCATTAAAATTAGGCATCCTAGCCTCCATAGAAGTTCCAGAAGACTATGTACAAGAAGGACAAATAGTCGATCCGCCTGGAATGGCAGAACTAATAAAAGCCGTCCTCGCCGAAAACAAAATCAAAGCCAAGCGAGTAGCCACAGCCATTCCCGGCCGCGAAGCCGTCATCCGCCTCATCCCAGTTCCCGCAGAGCTCAACGAAGAAGAACTGCGGGATTACATGAATGCAGAAGCAGGACTGTACTTGCCGTTTCCCAGAGAAGACGCCGACGTAGACTATCAAAAAATAGGCCTATTTGTAGATGACGACGGAGTAGAAAAAGTGCAAGTCGTGTTAGTAGCCACCCGCAGAGAAGTTACCGACACATACATCGAAACCTTCAAAGAAGCCGGACTGATTATAGACGTGCTAGAAGTAACCAGTTTTGCCCTAATCCGCACCCTCAAAGACCAACTGCAACAATTTTCGTCCCAAGAAGCCGCAGTTCTCACCGCCATAGAATTTGACAGCACCGAGTTAGCTATAGTAGTGGACGGTATACCTCAGTTCAACCGTACCATCCCGATCGGCACCTACCAAATCCAGACCGCCCTCAACCAAGCCATGAACCTGCCGCCAACCAGAGACACCAGCGAACTGCAAGGCATGACCCTGCCAGTCACAGATACAATGGGGGCATCGGGAGACGCCAATCCCGGCACAAATGCGATGATAAAAGTATTGGGAGAACTAGCAGACGAACTGCGCCGCTCAGTAGACTTTTACCTCAACCAGAGCGAAGAACTCGAAGTAGCGCAACTGCTGCTAGCAGGCCCGGGAGCTGCGATCGGCAAACTAGACGAATTTTTTATGCAAAGATTAAGCTTGCCCGCATCTCAAGTCGATCCCATCGAAACCCTAGGACTCGAAATCAGCCAAGAAATTACCCCAGAACAGCGAGCAGGTTTAGGAGTCGCCCTAGGTTTAGGACTGAGGGAGGTTATGTGAACTAACAGTTTTAGATGAGAGAAAAACCGATTTGAGAATTTTAGGTAAAAGCCCCTTCCAAAAGAAGAAGGCAGAAAGCAGAAGGTAGAATATTGGAGGTAGAAGGTAGAAGGTAAAAGGTAGAATATATCTGAGGTAGAAGCAGCCCCTTCCTTCAGTAGAAGGCAGAAAGTTGTTTCTTTCTTCCCTAAATAAATCCTTCACTTGTACCAGCAATCTTGGGTTCTGTCTAAAATCTAAAATTTCAAATTTAAATCTATAGCAACAGCCAAGACTGTTAGGACCTTCTTAATTGCTGAAACATAAGCGGTAGATCACTTTTTCCTTCTACCTTCTACCTTCTACCTTGTGCCTTCTACCTTCTTCCTTCTGCTATAAAATCCAGTGAAGCCATGTACAGCCTAGATATTAATTTTCTCAACGACCGTCCGGACTACAAACCCGTTGCAGCAGCCAAAAGCTCAACTAAAAAAAGTTCCGGTGGAGCCAAAGACCAACTGCCCATATATGGGGCGGTACTGTTTGCCTTTGGGATCAACGCCGCAGTCATGGGCGCCTGGTGGTGGGCGACTAACGAAAATACCAAATTAGCCGCACAACAAGCAACCATCGACCAAGAACTGGCAAAGTTAAACACTCAAGCCAGCACCATCAAAGCCATCAACGCCGAAACTGACCAAGTTACCGCCGAATACAAAGCATTAGCTGGAGTATTCGACCAAATTAAACCTTGGTCGGCGATGCTGCAAGACCTCAGTGCCCGTACTCCGGCGGGAGTGCAAATTGGCAAAATCGAGCAAATCGACCCGAGTCCCTCCCCCGTTGCAGCAGCACCCCCTCCCCCCGCAGCTACCCCCGCAGCCAGCCCGTCCCCAGGGGCGAGTCCGTCCCCAGCCAGCCCTACTCCGGCTGCTGCTCCCCCCCCCGTCGTCCCGCAGCAGGCAGCAAAAGTACAAATTTCAGGGATAGCCAGTACCTTTGCCCAAGTTAACGACTTTATGCTGCTAGTCCAGCGCTCTCCTTTCTTCCTCAACACCGATACCAAACTGGTAGCGGCCACATTAAAGAACAACCCCGCACAATTACAAGTACGCAACCAAAACGCAGCACCACCAGAACTTCCTAAACTGCGACCGGTGGTGGAATATAAAATTGAAACGACGCTCAGCCCGACTGGGGCCTCCGAGTTGCTCCCCGAGCTCCGCAGCAAGCAAGCAGACGGGCTAGCAATACGGATAGAAACACTTCAAGAAAAAGGAGTGCTAGAACCACAAAAATCAGAGGTGAAAAAACAATGACAGCAAATCAGTTTATTCCCAGCGGCGCACAAGCAGAAGAGACAGGGGCTCAGGAAATATTCGGCATTAAGCTGACACCCCAAGTCCAAGCAATCGGCATCGCCGTTCTCGGTCTCGGAATTGCGGGGTACCTAGGCTACCAGTTCGTACTGCCAGAATTCCAAAAAAGCGGCGAATTCAAGCAAAAACTTAGCGAAAGCCAGCAAACGCAACTGCAATTGCAAAGTCAAATTCAAAAAAAGGCAGAAGCAGAAGCAAAGCAAGAAGAAGCAAAACAGCGTCGGGCAAACGTGACGGCAATGTTTGCCAGCGACGCCAGCGCCAACACGCTTTTGCTTGACATGACCCAACTGGTTAATAGAATCAACGCCGGCGTGCAAGGAGATGACCTCAAGGCTAAAATTACCAAATTTGAGCCGGATATGCCCCCAGCAGCAGCAACCGCCGCGCCCGGAGCTCCAGACCCTGATATTCTGGCGGATACCTCCTTCGGGCCGTCCCTGGCTGGCAAGCTCAGACGCAAAAAATTTAAGGTAGAGTTTGAAGGCACTTTCGCTCAAACCCGCAATTTTATGCGTAACTTGGAGTTGATGCAGTCGCTGTTGGTAGTGAGGAATTTGAAATCTGAATTGCTAGCATCAAATCAGCCAATTGAAGTTGATTTTTTGAAAGGTAAAATAGTTCCTGTGGAGCAGCCACCAACTAAAATTAAAACTGCTTTTGACTTGCACGCCCTGCTGCCGTTAAAGCAAGAAGAAAAACCGCCAACTCCAGCTCCAAGTCCTGGTGCTAAGTAGCTGTAGTTGGGCGGATATTAGCTATTGTTCCAAACTCGCTCTTTCACCAGAAGGGAGAAGGCAGAAGGTTGAAATTGGATGATTGAAGGTAGAAGTCAAAAAATTATGAATGCCACAAAATTATTTTTTTATATGGCAATCAACAATTTGCTCTAAAACCTACTTTCTTCTAATACCAGTTTCAAAAATTAATGGAGCTGTAGAATAGCTTCTAACCCTTAGGTCATCAGTTATTCCCAAGCGAGAATCTTTCAGTCAGTTTAGCAGCTAGCGACAAAAGACTGCGAACAACAAATAACACAGTGTAGTGGAGGAGAGAACGTGAAACAGCATCTACGGTTAAGTGGAGGACTCTTATGCAGCGTTGCAGGAGTTCTGATCGCCCAAGCCCCCGTCTTGGCAGCGCCGACTCAAGTCACAGGAGTGCAAGTAAGTCAAGGTAATAATGGCGTAAATATTGTGCTGGCGACAGAAAAGGGCGATCGCCCGCAAGTTTTCGCCATCAATAACGGCAATACTTACCAAGCCACAATTGTTAACACCCAGCTCCGCTTGCCACAAGGCAACAGCTTCCGTCAAGATAACCCCGCTCCGGGAATTTCTTCAGTAGAAATCAGCCAGGTAGAGGCTAACAGCATCCGCGTTGTGGTAGCCGGCACCAACGGAGTTCCCAACGGACAAATTGTGCCGGGACAAGGCCAAAGCATCGTCCTCAGCGTTGCCGGACAGGGTGGTACAGTACAGTCTGCCCAAACAGCACCTCCGCCGCCTCCAGGCCTGCCACTGAGCCAAACAGCTCCCCCGCCGGCTCCCCAAGTCCGCACCTCCCAAAACCCAGGCGTGCTGCTGCCCAATCCCGAAGTTAGTGTTACCAGGAACGATCGCCCGCCCCTCCCCAGCGAAATTCAATCCCAGA includes:
- the pilM gene encoding type IV pilus assembly protein PilM gives rise to the protein MVNFFKGLLSQRQPGIGIEIAPDRINIIQLEKKAQALKLGILASIEVPEDYVQEGQIVDPPGMAELIKAVLAENKIKAKRVATAIPGREAVIRLIPVPAELNEEELRDYMNAEAGLYLPFPREDADVDYQKIGLFVDDDGVEKVQVVLVATRREVTDTYIETFKEAGLIIDVLEVTSFALIRTLKDQLQQFSSQEAAVLTAIEFDSTELAIVVDGIPQFNRTIPIGTYQIQTALNQAMNLPPTRDTSELQGMTLPVTDTMGASGDANPGTNAMIKVLGELADELRRSVDFYLNQSEELEVAQLLLAGPGAAIGKLDEFFMQRLSLPASQVDPIETLGLEISQEITPEQRAGLGVALGLGLREVM
- a CDS encoding fimbrial assembly protein, coding for MYSLDINFLNDRPDYKPVAAAKSSTKKSSGGAKDQLPIYGAVLFAFGINAAVMGAWWWATNENTKLAAQQATIDQELAKLNTQASTIKAINAETDQVTAEYKALAGVFDQIKPWSAMLQDLSARTPAGVQIGKIEQIDPSPSPVAAAPPPPAATPAASPSPGASPSPASPTPAAAPPPVVPQQAAKVQISGIASTFAQVNDFMLLVQRSPFFLNTDTKLVAATLKNNPAQLQVRNQNAAPPELPKLRPVVEYKIETTLSPTGASELLPELRSKQADGLAIRIETLQEKGVLEPQKSEVKKQ
- a CDS encoding pilus assembly protein PilO; protein product: MTANQFIPSGAQAEETGAQEIFGIKLTPQVQAIGIAVLGLGIAGYLGYQFVLPEFQKSGEFKQKLSESQQTQLQLQSQIQKKAEAEAKQEEAKQRRANVTAMFASDASANTLLLDMTQLVNRINAGVQGDDLKAKITKFEPDMPPAAATAAPGAPDPDILADTSFGPSLAGKLRRKKFKVEFEGTFAQTRNFMRNLELMQSLLVVRNLKSELLASNQPIEVDFLKGKIVPVEQPPTKIKTAFDLHALLPLKQEEKPPTPAPSPGAK